The following are encoded in a window of Penaeus monodon isolate SGIC_2016 chromosome 9, NSTDA_Pmon_1, whole genome shotgun sequence genomic DNA:
- the LOC119577167 gene encoding centrosomal and chromosomal factor-like, producing the protein MVSSVCRGSYPSMTPHASPSRKPLIDPQKDYFSPLQVETSVEYDLPAHIYPPKGSEPILMIHPGYVSAVRARSRAVVTPSPTAMVATSGAARPLAPLQLPNPQQHQQVAGARASRSTQQRTWCMCGNPNCNSSSVKSVNAQSVRNVQSVHSQSASRSVQSQSARSVQNQNIGSVQSQSARSVQNVRDASMMGVSSSASTMTNTTSRSSAALLQQQQQQQQLVWGSGGRCLGPCCNPRAAAMAPPQAEFVAPGLPPSLLARTPTRGTAGGSPKLRAARTRRGLSVASSVNLPDYLGSGRPARVTGGAVHVHPRPRALSTSMGALAAAPAPPMAHQHMGMGASLTTSLDLARAHALTPRSLQPVQQQQQQQQQQQQTLQQAPAVSTSSLLHTVGLSRDSGCSVGAETAGGEWASDRTRGLVDSGFCTPVDLTDDFVADTLSLGGSWKEPSTPLSSSVTSSSSSSGVHTSSLLPGAAHHYLPQPLWNLAY; encoded by the exons ATGGTGTCGAGTGTATGTCGTGGGTCGTATCCTAGCATGACCCCACATGCTTCGCCCTCACGAAAGCCGCTTATTGACCCCCAGAAGGATTATTTTTCACCGTTACAAGTGGAAACCTCCGTGGAGTATGACCTTCCCGCACACATCTATCCGCCGAAGGGCTCGGAGCCTATTCTTATGATACACCCTGGATATGTATCAGCTGTACGGGCTAGGTCCAGAGCCGTCGTGACTCCTTCGCCCACTGCCATGGTGGCCACGTCAGGGGCAGCCCGCCCTCTGGCCCCCTTGCAGCTGCCCAACCCACAGCAGCACCAGCAAGTGGCCGGGGCGAGGGCGTCCCGCAGCACACAGCAGCGAACCTGGTGCATGTGTGGAAATCCCAACTGTAATTCTTCTAGTGTCAAATCAGTCAATGCACAGAGTGTTAGAAACGTACAAAGTGTGCATAGCCAAAGTGCTTCAAGAAGTGTACAGAGCCAGAGTGCAAGAAGTGTGCAGAACCAAAATATAGGAAGTGTGCAGAGCCAAAGTGCAAGAAGTGTACAGAATGTCCGCGATGCTAGTATGATGGGCGTTAGCAGCAGCGCCAGCACCATGACCAACACTACCAGCAGAAGTAGTGCAGCGTTGcttcagcagcagcaacagcagcaacaactgGTGTGGGGAAGTGGTGGACGGTGCTTAGGGCCTTGCTGCAACCCTCGAGCAGCTGCCATGGCTCCTCCTCAGGCAGAGTTTGTGGCTCCGGGTCTGCCGCCCTCACTCCTTGCCCGCACGCCCACACGTGGGACTGCAGGCGGCTCACCCAAGTTGCGAGCGGCTCGAACCCGTCGTGGTTTGTCTGTCGCCAGCAGTGTCAATCTCCCGGATTACTTAGGAAGTGGGCGGCCAGCCAGGGTGACAGGCGGTGCTGTACATGTCCACCCACGCCCACGAGCATTATCTACCTCTATGGGTGCTCTTGCCGCGGCGCCCGCCCCTCCCATGGCTCACCAGCACATGGGCATGGGCGCCTCCCTCACCACCTCCTTGGACTTGGCGAGGGCTCACGCTCTCACCCCTCGCTCCCTCCAGCCCgtccagcagcagcaacaacagcaacagcagcagcaacaaacaTTGCAGCAGGCCCCCGCTGTCTCCACGTCCTCGCTCCTTCATACCGTGGGTCTCTCCAGGGACTCCGGCTGTTCCGTGGGCGCCGAGACTGCGGGCGGCGAGTGGGCGTCTGATCGTACCCGCGGCCTCGTCGACTCAGGATTCTGCACGCCCGTCGACCTCACAGACGATTTTGTGGCAG ATACGCTTAGCTTGGGTGGCAGCTGGAAGGAGCCCTCCACGCCGTTATCCTCCTCCGTGACCTCCTCCAGTAGCAGTAGCGGCGTGcacacctcctccctcctgccagGGGCCGCCCACCACTACCTCCCGCAGCCCTTGTGGAACTTGGCCTATTAA